A window from Citrus sinensis cultivar Valencia sweet orange chromosome 5, DVS_A1.0, whole genome shotgun sequence encodes these proteins:
- the LOC102630417 gene encoding FRIGIDA-like protein 5 isoform X1, translating into MKNCDNNKEELRLAESKKEILRRSYDLAHAQANSVLNFTVQWKDLEEHLDISMKSLEKQSNDADSKIRLLDQRAKEIESKESDLVLAERRIKECNFELACKEKQLELVRKRIGECECELQLKEGELNLVKKSVEEWLEKLDLKMKEVGLVEKSNDKSLVDQRRLENLIKDFCEQIELKEKDLRKIRSSIEECEKELVMKEKHASSLQSLIEDYAEELESKEKLYDEIKKSIIQCETKLDCKKKELELTQTSIIELSLELHLEEEKLESLQRIVRLCENELDSKEEKLDAMKEEMKKYFNDIELKEREFNGIRKCIEKRSQELTLKEKQLKRVQESLEGCRNEFEEKENELISVEKLIDKCSEELELKKKHLCVIENSVAELSDECESNELELDLIQTMAIGYLKQLKEKEKQFHSLKEALDERWQDLEIKERKFEERVKEFELREKEIESIRKAVEDRSKNLELKEKKLSNNLHLQVKIEQPESLKGNEGTKQLSLQSCTMITGKNLQLLLNQHLQKHDLVFGEISHTLTKAGDPASLVLDAMEGFYPPHSREGGMEFDVSIIRRTCILLLEQLSSVTPEINPQVRDEAMKVAGEWKKKMRVAEDNSLEVLGFLHLLAAYGLGPSFDGIELESLLDIVAQHRQTSKLRQSLGFAEKARVNNLLDSLSVGLQCSTTREARSYLSLLNKHDLGHNEVLQLLHLAPDPAMFVLDFIQHWKSQGTGFEEDNVKCFILVLEKLKEVLPIMNPRVKGEAMKLAVEWKTKMGVGTLNSLEVLVFLQLLGTFELVASFNRVEIVELLWTISEHKQAPETCRALGFMDIVPSIYIQGNTLMELEFGFCFHVIDFVRNLIGRKKHIAAIRFICAFKLTDIAKPEAIFKQYLDDNISDIHRKGNNSSDAKVKAIDFEVNALTFLIECFKENKLESSLLIENIKQRIVQLEMAKADCRRHSTPAPSATIQLQLASRNNYNIGTSTPTNQPVPSHTNQPQHSGINHSIGFSASREQPQLQNNYKRPRIEPLTTRACMPQIPASVNLHRSSPTMQHGPGVALNGGQMQFDHIASNHSRARANMGAGQTSNVTGNQNLHHFQYKYF; encoded by the exons ATGAAGAACtgtgataataataaagaggAGTTGAGACTCGCCGAGTCAAAGAAAGAAATCTTAAGAAGATCATATGACCTTGCACATGCACAAGCTAATTCAGTACTGAATTTCACTGTTCAATGGAAAGATTTAGAGGAACACCTTGATATAAGTATGAAatcacttgaaaaacaaagtaATGATGCTGATAGCAAGATTAGGTTGTTAGATCAGCGTGCTAAGGAGATTGAAAGCAAGGAGAGTGATTTAGTTTTGGCTGAAAGAAGGATTAAAGAGTGTAATTTTGAGCTTGCGTGTAAGGAAAAACAATTGGAGTTGGTCCGAAAGAGGATTGGAGAATGTGAATGTGAGCTTCAGTTGAAAGAGGGTGAGTTGAATTTGGTTAAAAAATCGGTTGAGGAGTGGTTGGAGAAGCTCGATTTGAAGATGAAAGAAGTGGGTTTGGTTGAAAAGTCAAATGATAAAAGTCTTGTGGACCAGAGGCGGTtggaaaatttgattaaagacTTTTGTGAGCAAATTGAGTTGAAAGAAAAGGACTTGAGGAAAATTCGAAGCTCAATTGAGGAATGTGAGAAAGAGCTTGTGATGAAGGAGAAACATGCATCTTCACTTCAGTCATTGATTGAAGATTATGCTGAAGAACTTGAATCGAAAGAGAAGCTATATGATGAAATTAAGAAGTCTATTATACAGTGTGAGACAAAACTTGattgtaaaaagaaagagttggAGCTCACTCAAACATCTATTATAGAGCTCTCATTGGAGCTTCATCTAGAAGAGGAGAAATTAGAGTCACTCCAGAGGATTGTCAGACTGTGCGAAAATGAACTCGACTCTAAAGAGGAGAAGCTTGATGCAatgaaagaagaaatgaaaaaatattttaatgatattgaATTGAAAGAGAGGGAGTTCAATGGGATAAGGAAATGCATAGAAAAACGCAGTCAGGAACTCACATTGAAGGAGAAGCAGTTAAAACGTGTCCAAGAATCTCTTGAAGGATGCAGGAATGAGTtcgaggaaaaagaaaatgagttaatttcagttgaaaaattaattgataaatgcTCAGAGGAGcttgaattaaaaaagaagcacCTTTGTGTGATAGAAAATTCTGTAGCAGAGCTTTCTGACGAGTGTGAATCAAACGAGTTAGAACTGGATTTGATTCAGACAATGGCCATTGGATACCTCAAACAGCTCAAAGAGAAGGAAAAGCAGTTTCATTCATTAAAAGAAGCTTTAGATGAACGCTGGCAAGATCttgaaataaaagagagaaaatttgaGGAACGTGTCAAGGAGTTTGAGCtaagagagaaagagattgAGTCTATCCGAAAAGCAGTTGAAGATCGCAGTAAAAATCTGgagttgaaagagaaaaaattgtCTAACAACCTCCATTTGCAAGTGAAAATTGAGCAACCTGAAAGTTTGAAAGGCAACGAGGGTACAAAACAACTGTCTCTTCAATCATGCACCATGATCACTGGAAAAAATCTACAGTTGCTCTTGAATCAGCATTTGCAGAAACATGATTTGGTTTTTGGTGAAATTTCCCACACACTCACAAAAGCAGGTGACCCTGCGTCGTTGGTGTTAGATGCAATGGAAGGATTTTACCCTCCTCATTCGAGGGAGGGAGGTATGGAGTTCGATGTGAGCATTATTAGGAGGACTTGTATTCTTTTGTTAGAGCAGTTATCAAGTGTCACACCGGAGATTAATCCTCAAGTACGAGATGAGGCTATGAAGGTGGCAGGTGAgtggaagaagaagatgagagTAGCAGAGGATAATTCTTTGGAGGTGCTGGGGTTTTTGCATCTTTTAGCTGCCTATGGATTGGGACCTTCTTTTGATGGTATTGAACTTGAAAGTCTTCTTGATATTGTTGCTCAGCACAGACAGACATCTAAATTACGGCAGAGCCTCGGGTTTGCGGAAAAAGCACGCG TCAACAATTTACTTGATTCTTTGTCTGTAGGTCTCCAATGCAGCACCACAAGAGAAGCAAGGAGTTATCTGTCACTCCTAAACAAGCATGATTTAGGTCACAATGAAGTTTTACAACTTCTTCATTTGGCTCCAGATCCAGCAATGtttgttttggattttattCAGCACTGGAAGTCTCAAGGTACTGGCTTTGAAGAAGATAATGTAAAGTGTTTTATCCTTGTCTTGGAGAAGCTGAAGGAAGTTTTACCGATAATGAATCCTCGAGTCAAAGGTGAAGCAATGAAGCTGGCAGTTGAGTGGAAAACCAAGATGGGAGTTGGCACTCTGAATTCTTTGGAGGTTTTGGTTTTCTTGCAGCTTTTGGGTACATTTGAATTGGTGGCTTCTTTCAACAGAGTGGAGATTGTAGAACTTCTCTGGACAATTTCCGAACACAAACAAGCTCCTGAAACATGTCGAGCCCTTGGTTTCATGGATATAGTCCCCA GTATTTACATTCAGGGGAACACTTTGATGGAGCTTGAATTTGGCTTTTGTTTTCATGTGATAGATTTTGTTCGTAATCTTATTGGGAGGAAGAAGCATATTGCAGCAATCAGATTTATTTGTGCATTCAAGCTCACAGACATTGCCAAGCCAGAAGCCATCTTTAAACAATACTTGGATGATAACATATCTGACATCCACAGAAAAGGAAATAACTCGTCTGATGCAAAG GTCAAAGCCATAGACTTCGAAGTAAATGCTTTAACTTTCTTAATCGAATgcttcaaagaaaacaaacttgAATCTTCATTGTTGATTGAAAACATCAAACAACGCATTGTTCAGTTGGAGATGGCGAAGGCAGACTGCAGACGACATTCTACACCAGCCCCTAGTGCAACGATTCAACTACAATTGGCGAGtagaaataattataatattggCACTTCTACCCCCACTAATCAGCCAGTCCCTAGCCACACGAATCAGCCACAGCACAGTGGAATAAATCATAGTATTGGTTTTTCTGCCTCCAGGGAGCAACCACAACTGCAGAATAACTACAAACGTCCTCGGATAGAACCACTGACTACCAGAGCTTGCATGCCGCAGATTCCAGCTTCCGTTAATCTGCATAGGAGTTCTCCCACCATGCAGCATGGTCCAGGTGTGGCTCTTAATGGAGGGCAAATGCAATTTGATCATATAGCAAGTAATCACTCAAGGGCCAGAGCAAATATGGGTGCCGGGCAAACATCAAATGTGACAGGAAACCAAAACCTTCACCATTTCCAGTACAAGTACTTCTAG
- the LOC102630417 gene encoding FRIGIDA-like protein 5 isoform X3 produces MKNCDNNKEELRLAESKKEILRRSYDLAHAQANSVLNFTVQWKDLEEHLDISMKSLEKQSNDADSKIRLLDQRAKEIESKESDLVLAERRIKECNFELACKEKQLELVRKRIGECECELQLKEGELNLVKKSVEEWLEKLDLKMKEVGLVEKSNDKSLVDQRRLENLIKDFCEQIELKEKDLRKIRSSIEECEKELVMKEKHASSLQSLIEDYAEELESKEKLYDEIKKSIIQCETKLDCKKKELELTQTSIIELSLELHLEEEKLESLQRIVRLCENELDSKEEKLDAMKEEMKKYFNDIELKEREFNGIRKCIEKRSQELTLKEKQLKRVQESLEGCRNEFEEKENELISVEKLIDKCSEELELKKKHLCVIENSVAELSDECESNELELDLIQTMAIGYLKQLKEKEKQFHSLKEALDERWQDLEIKERKFEERVKEFELREKEIESIRKAVEDRSKNLELKEKKLSNNLHLQVKIEQPESLKGNEGTKQLSLQSCTMITGKNLQLLLNQHLQKHDLVFGEISHTLTKAGDPASLVLDAMEGFYPPHSREGGMEFDVSIIRRTCILLLEQLSSVTPEINPQVRDEAMKVAGEWKKKMRVAEDNSLEVLGFLHLLAAYGLGPSFDGIELESLLDIVAQHRQTSKLRQSLGFAEKARVNNLLDSLSVGLQCSTTREARSYLSLLNKHDLGHNEVLQLLHLAPDPAMFVLDFIQHWKSQGTGFEEDNVKCFILVLEKLKEVLPIMNPRVKGEAMKLAVEWKTKMGVGTLNSLEVLVFLQLLGTFELVASFNRVEIVELLWTISEHKQAPETCRALGFMDIVPNFVRNLIGRKKHIAAIRFICAFKLTDIAKPEAIFKQYLDDNISDIHRKGNNSSDAKVKAIDFEVNALTFLIECFKENKLESSLLIENIKQRIVQLEMAKADCRRHSTPAPSATIQLQLASRNNYNIGTSTPTNQPVPSHTNQPQHSGINHSIGFSASREQPQLQNNYKRPRIEPLTTRACMPQIPASVNLHRSSPTMQHGPGVALNGGQMQFDHIASNHSRARANMGAGQTSNVTGNQNLHHFQYKYF; encoded by the exons ATGAAGAACtgtgataataataaagaggAGTTGAGACTCGCCGAGTCAAAGAAAGAAATCTTAAGAAGATCATATGACCTTGCACATGCACAAGCTAATTCAGTACTGAATTTCACTGTTCAATGGAAAGATTTAGAGGAACACCTTGATATAAGTATGAAatcacttgaaaaacaaagtaATGATGCTGATAGCAAGATTAGGTTGTTAGATCAGCGTGCTAAGGAGATTGAAAGCAAGGAGAGTGATTTAGTTTTGGCTGAAAGAAGGATTAAAGAGTGTAATTTTGAGCTTGCGTGTAAGGAAAAACAATTGGAGTTGGTCCGAAAGAGGATTGGAGAATGTGAATGTGAGCTTCAGTTGAAAGAGGGTGAGTTGAATTTGGTTAAAAAATCGGTTGAGGAGTGGTTGGAGAAGCTCGATTTGAAGATGAAAGAAGTGGGTTTGGTTGAAAAGTCAAATGATAAAAGTCTTGTGGACCAGAGGCGGTtggaaaatttgattaaagacTTTTGTGAGCAAATTGAGTTGAAAGAAAAGGACTTGAGGAAAATTCGAAGCTCAATTGAGGAATGTGAGAAAGAGCTTGTGATGAAGGAGAAACATGCATCTTCACTTCAGTCATTGATTGAAGATTATGCTGAAGAACTTGAATCGAAAGAGAAGCTATATGATGAAATTAAGAAGTCTATTATACAGTGTGAGACAAAACTTGattgtaaaaagaaagagttggAGCTCACTCAAACATCTATTATAGAGCTCTCATTGGAGCTTCATCTAGAAGAGGAGAAATTAGAGTCACTCCAGAGGATTGTCAGACTGTGCGAAAATGAACTCGACTCTAAAGAGGAGAAGCTTGATGCAatgaaagaagaaatgaaaaaatattttaatgatattgaATTGAAAGAGAGGGAGTTCAATGGGATAAGGAAATGCATAGAAAAACGCAGTCAGGAACTCACATTGAAGGAGAAGCAGTTAAAACGTGTCCAAGAATCTCTTGAAGGATGCAGGAATGAGTtcgaggaaaaagaaaatgagttaatttcagttgaaaaattaattgataaatgcTCAGAGGAGcttgaattaaaaaagaagcacCTTTGTGTGATAGAAAATTCTGTAGCAGAGCTTTCTGACGAGTGTGAATCAAACGAGTTAGAACTGGATTTGATTCAGACAATGGCCATTGGATACCTCAAACAGCTCAAAGAGAAGGAAAAGCAGTTTCATTCATTAAAAGAAGCTTTAGATGAACGCTGGCAAGATCttgaaataaaagagagaaaatttgaGGAACGTGTCAAGGAGTTTGAGCtaagagagaaagagattgAGTCTATCCGAAAAGCAGTTGAAGATCGCAGTAAAAATCTGgagttgaaagagaaaaaattgtCTAACAACCTCCATTTGCAAGTGAAAATTGAGCAACCTGAAAGTTTGAAAGGCAACGAGGGTACAAAACAACTGTCTCTTCAATCATGCACCATGATCACTGGAAAAAATCTACAGTTGCTCTTGAATCAGCATTTGCAGAAACATGATTTGGTTTTTGGTGAAATTTCCCACACACTCACAAAAGCAGGTGACCCTGCGTCGTTGGTGTTAGATGCAATGGAAGGATTTTACCCTCCTCATTCGAGGGAGGGAGGTATGGAGTTCGATGTGAGCATTATTAGGAGGACTTGTATTCTTTTGTTAGAGCAGTTATCAAGTGTCACACCGGAGATTAATCCTCAAGTACGAGATGAGGCTATGAAGGTGGCAGGTGAgtggaagaagaagatgagagTAGCAGAGGATAATTCTTTGGAGGTGCTGGGGTTTTTGCATCTTTTAGCTGCCTATGGATTGGGACCTTCTTTTGATGGTATTGAACTTGAAAGTCTTCTTGATATTGTTGCTCAGCACAGACAGACATCTAAATTACGGCAGAGCCTCGGGTTTGCGGAAAAAGCACGCG TCAACAATTTACTTGATTCTTTGTCTGTAGGTCTCCAATGCAGCACCACAAGAGAAGCAAGGAGTTATCTGTCACTCCTAAACAAGCATGATTTAGGTCACAATGAAGTTTTACAACTTCTTCATTTGGCTCCAGATCCAGCAATGtttgttttggattttattCAGCACTGGAAGTCTCAAGGTACTGGCTTTGAAGAAGATAATGTAAAGTGTTTTATCCTTGTCTTGGAGAAGCTGAAGGAAGTTTTACCGATAATGAATCCTCGAGTCAAAGGTGAAGCAATGAAGCTGGCAGTTGAGTGGAAAACCAAGATGGGAGTTGGCACTCTGAATTCTTTGGAGGTTTTGGTTTTCTTGCAGCTTTTGGGTACATTTGAATTGGTGGCTTCTTTCAACAGAGTGGAGATTGTAGAACTTCTCTGGACAATTTCCGAACACAAACAAGCTCCTGAAACATGTCGAGCCCTTGGTTTCATGGATATAGTCCCCA ATTTTGTTCGTAATCTTATTGGGAGGAAGAAGCATATTGCAGCAATCAGATTTATTTGTGCATTCAAGCTCACAGACATTGCCAAGCCAGAAGCCATCTTTAAACAATACTTGGATGATAACATATCTGACATCCACAGAAAAGGAAATAACTCGTCTGATGCAAAG GTCAAAGCCATAGACTTCGAAGTAAATGCTTTAACTTTCTTAATCGAATgcttcaaagaaaacaaacttgAATCTTCATTGTTGATTGAAAACATCAAACAACGCATTGTTCAGTTGGAGATGGCGAAGGCAGACTGCAGACGACATTCTACACCAGCCCCTAGTGCAACGATTCAACTACAATTGGCGAGtagaaataattataatattggCACTTCTACCCCCACTAATCAGCCAGTCCCTAGCCACACGAATCAGCCACAGCACAGTGGAATAAATCATAGTATTGGTTTTTCTGCCTCCAGGGAGCAACCACAACTGCAGAATAACTACAAACGTCCTCGGATAGAACCACTGACTACCAGAGCTTGCATGCCGCAGATTCCAGCTTCCGTTAATCTGCATAGGAGTTCTCCCACCATGCAGCATGGTCCAGGTGTGGCTCTTAATGGAGGGCAAATGCAATTTGATCATATAGCAAGTAATCACTCAAGGGCCAGAGCAAATATGGGTGCCGGGCAAACATCAAATGTGACAGGAAACCAAAACCTTCACCATTTCCAGTACAAGTACTTCTAG
- the LOC102630417 gene encoding FRIGIDA-like protein 5 isoform X2: MKNCDNNKEELRLAESKKEILRRSYDLAHAQANSVLNFTVQWKDLEEHLDISMKSLEKQSNDADSKIRLLDQRAKEIESKESDLVLAERRIKECNFELACKEKQLELVRKRIGECECELQLKEGELNLVKKSVEEWLEKLDLKMKEVGLVEKSNDKSLVDQRRLENLIKDFCEQIELKEKDLRKIRSSIEECEKELVMKEKHASSLQSLIEDYAEELESKEKLYDEIKKSIIQCETKLDCKKKELELTQTSIIELSLELHLEEEKLESLQRIVRLCENELDSKEEKLDAMKEEMKKYFNDIELKEREFNGIRKCIEKRSQELTLKEKQLKRVQESLEGCRNEFEEKENELISVEKLIDKCSEELELKKKHLCVIENSVAELSDECESNELELDLIQTMAIGYLKQLKEKEKQFHSLKEALDERWQDLEIKERKFEERVKEFELREKEIESIRKAVEDRSKNLELKEKKLSNNLHLQVKIEQPESLKGNEGTKQLSLQSCTMITGKNLQLLLNQHLQKHDLVFGEISHTLTKAGDPASLVLDAMEGFYPPHSREGGMEFDVSIIRRTCILLLEQLSSVTPEINPQVRDEAMKVAGEWKKKMRVAEDNSLEVLGFLHLLAAYGLGPSFDGIELESLLDIVAQHRQTSKLRQSLGFAEKARGLQCSTTREARSYLSLLNKHDLGHNEVLQLLHLAPDPAMFVLDFIQHWKSQGTGFEEDNVKCFILVLEKLKEVLPIMNPRVKGEAMKLAVEWKTKMGVGTLNSLEVLVFLQLLGTFELVASFNRVEIVELLWTISEHKQAPETCRALGFMDIVPSIYIQGNTLMELEFGFCFHVIDFVRNLIGRKKHIAAIRFICAFKLTDIAKPEAIFKQYLDDNISDIHRKGNNSSDAKVKAIDFEVNALTFLIECFKENKLESSLLIENIKQRIVQLEMAKADCRRHSTPAPSATIQLQLASRNNYNIGTSTPTNQPVPSHTNQPQHSGINHSIGFSASREQPQLQNNYKRPRIEPLTTRACMPQIPASVNLHRSSPTMQHGPGVALNGGQMQFDHIASNHSRARANMGAGQTSNVTGNQNLHHFQYKYF; the protein is encoded by the exons ATGAAGAACtgtgataataataaagaggAGTTGAGACTCGCCGAGTCAAAGAAAGAAATCTTAAGAAGATCATATGACCTTGCACATGCACAAGCTAATTCAGTACTGAATTTCACTGTTCAATGGAAAGATTTAGAGGAACACCTTGATATAAGTATGAAatcacttgaaaaacaaagtaATGATGCTGATAGCAAGATTAGGTTGTTAGATCAGCGTGCTAAGGAGATTGAAAGCAAGGAGAGTGATTTAGTTTTGGCTGAAAGAAGGATTAAAGAGTGTAATTTTGAGCTTGCGTGTAAGGAAAAACAATTGGAGTTGGTCCGAAAGAGGATTGGAGAATGTGAATGTGAGCTTCAGTTGAAAGAGGGTGAGTTGAATTTGGTTAAAAAATCGGTTGAGGAGTGGTTGGAGAAGCTCGATTTGAAGATGAAAGAAGTGGGTTTGGTTGAAAAGTCAAATGATAAAAGTCTTGTGGACCAGAGGCGGTtggaaaatttgattaaagacTTTTGTGAGCAAATTGAGTTGAAAGAAAAGGACTTGAGGAAAATTCGAAGCTCAATTGAGGAATGTGAGAAAGAGCTTGTGATGAAGGAGAAACATGCATCTTCACTTCAGTCATTGATTGAAGATTATGCTGAAGAACTTGAATCGAAAGAGAAGCTATATGATGAAATTAAGAAGTCTATTATACAGTGTGAGACAAAACTTGattgtaaaaagaaagagttggAGCTCACTCAAACATCTATTATAGAGCTCTCATTGGAGCTTCATCTAGAAGAGGAGAAATTAGAGTCACTCCAGAGGATTGTCAGACTGTGCGAAAATGAACTCGACTCTAAAGAGGAGAAGCTTGATGCAatgaaagaagaaatgaaaaaatattttaatgatattgaATTGAAAGAGAGGGAGTTCAATGGGATAAGGAAATGCATAGAAAAACGCAGTCAGGAACTCACATTGAAGGAGAAGCAGTTAAAACGTGTCCAAGAATCTCTTGAAGGATGCAGGAATGAGTtcgaggaaaaagaaaatgagttaatttcagttgaaaaattaattgataaatgcTCAGAGGAGcttgaattaaaaaagaagcacCTTTGTGTGATAGAAAATTCTGTAGCAGAGCTTTCTGACGAGTGTGAATCAAACGAGTTAGAACTGGATTTGATTCAGACAATGGCCATTGGATACCTCAAACAGCTCAAAGAGAAGGAAAAGCAGTTTCATTCATTAAAAGAAGCTTTAGATGAACGCTGGCAAGATCttgaaataaaagagagaaaatttgaGGAACGTGTCAAGGAGTTTGAGCtaagagagaaagagattgAGTCTATCCGAAAAGCAGTTGAAGATCGCAGTAAAAATCTGgagttgaaagagaaaaaattgtCTAACAACCTCCATTTGCAAGTGAAAATTGAGCAACCTGAAAGTTTGAAAGGCAACGAGGGTACAAAACAACTGTCTCTTCAATCATGCACCATGATCACTGGAAAAAATCTACAGTTGCTCTTGAATCAGCATTTGCAGAAACATGATTTGGTTTTTGGTGAAATTTCCCACACACTCACAAAAGCAGGTGACCCTGCGTCGTTGGTGTTAGATGCAATGGAAGGATTTTACCCTCCTCATTCGAGGGAGGGAGGTATGGAGTTCGATGTGAGCATTATTAGGAGGACTTGTATTCTTTTGTTAGAGCAGTTATCAAGTGTCACACCGGAGATTAATCCTCAAGTACGAGATGAGGCTATGAAGGTGGCAGGTGAgtggaagaagaagatgagagTAGCAGAGGATAATTCTTTGGAGGTGCTGGGGTTTTTGCATCTTTTAGCTGCCTATGGATTGGGACCTTCTTTTGATGGTATTGAACTTGAAAGTCTTCTTGATATTGTTGCTCAGCACAGACAGACATCTAAATTACGGCAGAGCCTCGGGTTTGCGGAAAAAGCACGCG GTCTCCAATGCAGCACCACAAGAGAAGCAAGGAGTTATCTGTCACTCCTAAACAAGCATGATTTAGGTCACAATGAAGTTTTACAACTTCTTCATTTGGCTCCAGATCCAGCAATGtttgttttggattttattCAGCACTGGAAGTCTCAAGGTACTGGCTTTGAAGAAGATAATGTAAAGTGTTTTATCCTTGTCTTGGAGAAGCTGAAGGAAGTTTTACCGATAATGAATCCTCGAGTCAAAGGTGAAGCAATGAAGCTGGCAGTTGAGTGGAAAACCAAGATGGGAGTTGGCACTCTGAATTCTTTGGAGGTTTTGGTTTTCTTGCAGCTTTTGGGTACATTTGAATTGGTGGCTTCTTTCAACAGAGTGGAGATTGTAGAACTTCTCTGGACAATTTCCGAACACAAACAAGCTCCTGAAACATGTCGAGCCCTTGGTTTCATGGATATAGTCCCCA GTATTTACATTCAGGGGAACACTTTGATGGAGCTTGAATTTGGCTTTTGTTTTCATGTGATAGATTTTGTTCGTAATCTTATTGGGAGGAAGAAGCATATTGCAGCAATCAGATTTATTTGTGCATTCAAGCTCACAGACATTGCCAAGCCAGAAGCCATCTTTAAACAATACTTGGATGATAACATATCTGACATCCACAGAAAAGGAAATAACTCGTCTGATGCAAAG GTCAAAGCCATAGACTTCGAAGTAAATGCTTTAACTTTCTTAATCGAATgcttcaaagaaaacaaacttgAATCTTCATTGTTGATTGAAAACATCAAACAACGCATTGTTCAGTTGGAGATGGCGAAGGCAGACTGCAGACGACATTCTACACCAGCCCCTAGTGCAACGATTCAACTACAATTGGCGAGtagaaataattataatattggCACTTCTACCCCCACTAATCAGCCAGTCCCTAGCCACACGAATCAGCCACAGCACAGTGGAATAAATCATAGTATTGGTTTTTCTGCCTCCAGGGAGCAACCACAACTGCAGAATAACTACAAACGTCCTCGGATAGAACCACTGACTACCAGAGCTTGCATGCCGCAGATTCCAGCTTCCGTTAATCTGCATAGGAGTTCTCCCACCATGCAGCATGGTCCAGGTGTGGCTCTTAATGGAGGGCAAATGCAATTTGATCATATAGCAAGTAATCACTCAAGGGCCAGAGCAAATATGGGTGCCGGGCAAACATCAAATGTGACAGGAAACCAAAACCTTCACCATTTCCAGTACAAGTACTTCTAG
- the LOC127902373 gene encoding uncharacterized protein LOC127902373 encodes MQNCTVNISEELRAAESKKQALRRSFDIAHEQANSVLKFTVQWKDFEKHFDLSKKSLEKQSNDVDMKIMLLDQRAKEIESKETDLVLVEKRIKECDFELACKQKELGLVQKMIGECDCELQLKESDLNLLSVSLDLKREELSLFQESVNSCQLKEKKLGEVQRLVEEREKQIALKDSKISSIQSMIEEYEEELKAKEKSYDEVKKSLRLCETKLECKKKELERTQSSIKELLVQFNSEDEKLRVIPEEGQTARK; translated from the exons ATGCAGAATTGCACTGTTAATATTTCTGAGGAGCTGAGAGCTGCTGAGTCAAAGAAACAAGCCTTGCGAAGATCATTTGATATTGCTCATGAACAAGCTAATTCAGTTCTTAAGTTTACTGTTCAATggaaagattttgagaaacACTTTGATTTAAGTAAGAAATCACTTGAAAAGCAAAGTAATGATGTTGATATGAAGATTATGTTGCTAGATCAGCGTGCTAAGGAGATTGAAAGTAAGGAGACTGATTTAGTTTTGGTTGAAAAAAGGATTAAAGAATGTGATTTTGAGCTTGCATGTAAGCAAAAAGAATTGGGTTTGGTTCAAAAGATGATAGGAGAATGTGATTGTGAGCTTCAGTTGAAAGAGAGTGACCTCAATTTGCTGTCGGTGAGTCTTGATTTGAAGAGGGAAGAACTGAGTTTGTTTCAAGAGTCGGTTAATAGCTGTCAG TTGAAGGAGAAGAAGCTGGGGGAAGTCCAAAGATTGGTTGAGGAACGTGAGAAACAGATTGCATTGAAAGATAGCAAAATTTCTTCGATTCAGTCAATGATCGAAGAATATGAAGAAGAACTTAAAGCTAAGGAGAAGTCATATGATGAGGTTAAAAAGTCTCTCAGACTGTGTGAGACAAAACTCGAGTGTAAGAAGAAAGAATTGGAGCGGACTCAATCATCTATCAAGGAGCTCTTGGTGCAGTTTAATTCAGAAGATGAGAAGTTAAGAGTCATTCCGGAGGAGGGTCAGACGGCGCGAAAATGA